A window of Limosilactobacillus sp. WILCCON 0051 genomic DNA:
TGACAAACCATCGCTACTGATGATTGGCGTGCCATACGTGTTGGCCGTCGTGTTCAATGCAGCAAACAGCCGCAACGTCAGCGCCCGAGCTTTAGCAACCGTTTGCGAAGCCGCCAAGTCGTTTGTCGTTGATGATGCCGTGGAAGTACTGCTTTGTGCCTGACTTGCCGTTGACATGCTCAACGATTCAGACAGGCTGGCACTGGTATCTGACGTACTCGTGGATGTTGACTGGCTAGTCGAATCAGACGCGCTGGCTGCTGACTGAGAGCTTGACGTCGATGCAGAAGTTGAACTCGATTTTGAAACTGCTGAACCAGAACCGGAAGTTGAGCTGCTGGTTGACGTCGAAGTTGATGCCAGACTGGTTGAAGTACTGATCGACGTTGAAACAGATTCTGACATTGAAGTCGAAGCGGATGCTGAACTGGAAGTTGATTCCGAAGTTGAGCCAACGACTTGGGAATCTGCAGCATCAGTCGTCTGCTGAACCTGCGTCGTATCAGCGGATGCATTACCCTGCAACAGTGCCGTCGTTCCCAACACTGCCCCAAAAGCAGCTAATCCCTTAGCATAGGAATCGAGCGGCCCGCTTAGCGCGTCATCGTCAAATCCCTTCTCAAGCTTAATTTGATTAGCTGAAATCTCTTCTTTTTTGCCAAATTTCATCAGCGAAAAGAACCGGGACAGACAACTCATCCAACCGCGGTGAGTCTTATAAAGCTTGACCTTACTTGCCTCTTTGGCTTCAGCATAGTCTCGATTGTTCGCTTTTTTCAATATAAACACCTCTCATGACTACTCTTTTCATCAAAATCCATTAATTCAATATTTATCGTTTTATAACTATCTTTAGAAAATTGACGAACTGTTTTGAATATGATACAAGAGGTGGAGGGTCAAAATCTCTCATTTAAAGGATGTTATACACTTCTTGGCAAGGTTATATCAATCGGTTATTACAACACTCATATGCATAGAAATACTTATTATATAGCGCTTTATTATTGAATCGAGTTTCTTTAGCCAACTAAGTGTTTACCAAAATTAGCCAAAATCGTTTTAAATTTGGTCATAATCAATCAAATGTCCTCTGCTAATTTAATCTTTCAATCGATATTTAATTCGCCCATCTATATAAAATCAGCAAAAAAAACGTTGCCTTATTGGAACTCCATCCATAGGCAACGTTTTCTTCATATACTATATTTGCGGTCCAATAATCGTCATGCAAAAGATTGAAGCTGGATCAGCGGACTCAAATCTGATATAGAGATTCATCCGCTCACCATGACATCTTTCATTCTTTTAACCAGATCGACTTAACCAGGCATCCAAAAACCAAAGCAGCTTGCCATGATGGATTTTCCAGCTTAACTTGTCTTCTTCAATTCAACATCGTTTTTATTGTTATTTGGAAGTTATCGTTATATAACCATCTTCGCGAAAATTGACATAAGCTTAACTATATGATACAAAAAGTGTTGATTGAGATCTCGAGGTAAACCCATCTTACACAACCCTTAGCGAGGTTAAATAAACAGATTATTACGTCATTAATGTGTACAAAATAAAGAATTGGTGTCTTTTTGTAACAACCATTCATTTCTAGAGTTTACCAGTTGATCAATTAAAGATACATTTAGTTTATTAAATAAAATTTTCATCAAGATAAGTCGTGATTTCAATTAACTTTTCACTTGATATTTACACAAGCATACGTTTAAAATAAATTTCAGTTTAGATGTATCTGAAAGGATGAATCGATTATGACCGATATTCGCATTATCAATACTAAGAACCGTATTCGCATGGGGATGATCAATGCGCTGAAAGAAAAGCCATTGAATGAAGTTACTACGAAAGACATCATCGAAGCAGCTGAAGTCAGTCGTAAAACTTTCTACACCTACTACAACGACCAAAACGATCTGCTCTTCGAAATCGAAAATGCCATGATCTCAGATTTGGTTGAAGGCATGAAGAAAGATCGGGAAGCAGTTACTCAGCTCGACGACACTGCTGACCAGGTTGAAATTGCCAAGCTGGCCGACCAAGCCTTTGTCGAAACCATCAAGGCCTGCGCTAAGCACCGCGAAGTCACCCGGATCCTGCTTTCTGCCAATGGTGACATTAACTTCCTTTCTAAAATCAAAAAGGCCGTTTATAAAGAACTCTTGGCACGGGCACCTAAACTGGTCGTAGCCAACGACCCATCCGTACAGAATCTCAAAAAACAGTTGCCTGTCCGGATTCCGCTTGACTACCTGTTTGAGATCTATGTCGGCTTGATGGTCAATATTATTCAACACTGGCTGACTTCTGAAGACCCAATCTCACAGCGTCAGGTTCGTGGAATTATGGGAGCCGCTCAAATTTTGTCACCACTGCAGCTGCTTGCCTTTTCCGACCTGCCGGAAGATTTGAACGATATTGAAGACTACCAATTCTAAACATACATAAAAGAGCAGCCGCTTAATTGCAGCTGCTCTTTTTGTTGAGTTAACTGATCGTCGGCTAAATCGTTTAACTAGGCTAAATTTATCCAAATTGCGTCAATTAAGCTTTTGAGATTCCCTGTTTTACCAAATCAACTTCCGAAACTCAGTGTATCTAACATATACTGTCTAAACTGTCTCTTCTCATTTATAATAAGAACTAATGTAAGGCTTTTACATTAAACACTTAAGAAGGTGATAAGGCAATAACTGATGTGTATTCCTGTTTCCTTTTTAAAACTTTTTCAAGACTATTGACTGATTGGCGACCCAGCCGACAATGCTTATCCGCCTGCTGAAGCTCAATAGTGTCCAGCTTGGTTTCCCATGATGATCGAACCCAGCTCCCAAACGGTTTGATTAAAGTGATTGATTAGAAATCGTCGAGACTCCCATAAGTATTTTCCCTTTCTCTAATCTTCTCCTCAAGCTGGCCAGATTTCACTTGTTATACTCCCGCAATTATGAAGTCTGCTTCGGTTGATACCATGGAAATATCGACTTCCTATAACCAGTTATTTAACTTTCTTCCGCAACTGGCATTAACCGAATTTAGTTGAGATTCACAGGCTCGCTTTGCCGATACCTTTCAAAGCAAGACGAAACGTACCTCTAATTTTCGCCTTGTTTTAAATCCTCATGTTGAAATGATTGGTGCCACAGTTAGTTTCGTTTACCAATGAGGGCATGATTGGTTGGTTAAGCCTGCTTAGACATCGATCTCCTCTTAGTCTATACCTTTCGATTTTTAT
This region includes:
- a CDS encoding TetR/AcrR family transcriptional regulator, which encodes MTDIRIINTKNRIRMGMINALKEKPLNEVTTKDIIEAAEVSRKTFYTYYNDQNDLLFEIENAMISDLVEGMKKDREAVTQLDDTADQVEIAKLADQAFVETIKACAKHREVTRILLSANGDINFLSKIKKAVYKELLARAPKLVVANDPSVQNLKKQLPVRIPLDYLFEIYVGLMVNIIQHWLTSEDPISQRQVRGIMGAAQILSPLQLLAFSDLPEDLNDIEDYQF